The proteins below are encoded in one region of Bosea sp. BIWAKO-01:
- a CDS encoding ABC transporter substrate-binding protein — MTISRRDMLLGSAGVAAGAGLMGQLGTAPAFAQAAAPKFTPEPGAQLRVLRWAPFVKGEEDAWLANTKKFTDATGVQVRIDKEGWEDIRPKAAVAANVGAGPDIVFVWFDDAFQYPDKLLDVSDLANYLGGKYGGWYPGLEGYTKKDGKFIGLPLAAIANAILYRESWVKEAGHSTFPTKTDAFLDLCKALKGKGHPAGFALGKAVGDGNNFAHWLLWSHGGRTVDDNGKVAINSPETVAAIKYAAELYKTFIPGTESWLDINNNRAFLAGEVSVTANGVSLYYSAKNDPKLADMAKDIKSANLPVGPIGQSVELHQTTSCVVFKYTKFPQAAQAYLQFMYEQEQMPTWITQASAYCCQPLKAYANNPVWTSDPVHTPYQRASETLRPNGYSGPLGYASAAVMADYVLLDMFAEGATGQRTPEEAIKRAEARINRYYRV; from the coding sequence ATGACGATTTCGAGACGCGATATGCTGCTGGGCAGCGCGGGCGTAGCCGCGGGCGCCGGCCTGATGGGTCAGTTGGGAACCGCCCCCGCCTTCGCCCAGGCGGCCGCGCCAAAATTCACCCCCGAGCCAGGCGCTCAATTGCGCGTCCTGCGCTGGGCCCCCTTCGTCAAGGGTGAGGAAGACGCCTGGCTCGCCAATACCAAGAAGTTCACGGATGCGACCGGTGTTCAGGTCCGTATCGACAAGGAAGGCTGGGAGGACATCCGTCCGAAGGCAGCGGTCGCGGCCAATGTCGGCGCCGGCCCCGACATCGTCTTCGTCTGGTTCGACGACGCCTTCCAGTATCCCGACAAGCTGCTCGACGTCTCCGACCTCGCCAATTATCTCGGCGGCAAATATGGCGGCTGGTATCCCGGCCTCGAAGGCTACACCAAGAAGGACGGCAAGTTCATCGGCCTGCCGCTGGCGGCCATCGCGAACGCGATCCTGTATCGCGAGAGCTGGGTCAAGGAAGCCGGCCACTCGACCTTCCCGACCAAGACCGACGCGTTCCTCGATCTCTGCAAGGCGCTGAAGGGCAAGGGCCACCCGGCCGGTTTCGCGCTTGGCAAGGCCGTCGGCGATGGCAACAACTTCGCTCATTGGCTGCTCTGGAGCCATGGCGGCCGTACCGTCGACGACAACGGCAAGGTCGCGATCAACAGCCCCGAGACGGTGGCCGCGATCAAATATGCCGCCGAGCTCTACAAGACCTTCATCCCGGGCACGGAAAGCTGGCTCGACATCAACAACAACCGTGCCTTCCTGGCCGGCGAAGTTTCGGTCACGGCCAACGGCGTCTCGCTGTATTATTCGGCCAAGAATGATCCGAAGCTTGCTGACATGGCCAAGGACATCAAATCGGCCAATCTGCCGGTCGGCCCGATTGGCCAGTCTGTCGAGCTGCACCAGACGACCTCCTGCGTCGTGTTCAAGTACACGAAGTTCCCGCAGGCGGCGCAGGCCTATCTCCAGTTCATGTATGAGCAGGAGCAGATGCCGACCTGGATCACCCAGGCGAGCGCCTATTGCTGCCAGCCGCTGAAGGCCTATGCCAATAATCCGGTCTGGACCTCGGACCCGGTCCACACCCCCTATCAGCGGGCCTCCGAAACGCTGCGGCCGAACGGCTATTCCGGCCCGCTCGGCTATGCCTCGGCGGCGGTCATGGCCGACTATGTCCTGCTCGACATGTTCGCCGAGGGCGCGACCGGACAGCGTACGCCTGAGGAAGCGATCAAGCGGGCCGAGGCGCGCATCAACCGCTACTACCGCGTCTGA
- a CDS encoding DMT family transporter, giving the protein MPSYSHRPETGRSRLMAIGLMCGAVLCFSLLDTSAKWLAGHMDPLQVVFARYAGSMILVSLLLNPWSHPGILRTKKPWLQAVRSLLLLGSTALNFFALKYLQLAETVSIMFATPLLVALVSGPLLGEWPGPRRLVAIGVGFIGVLVITRPGLGGMHPAALLCMIGVVCYAFYSISTRLLAAFDPPETTMVYSGVAGTVALLPIIPLFWTWPDGPLPWALMLVTGAMGGFGHWLLILAHRLAPATVLAPFIYSQIVWMVTLGYLVFGQLPDRWTFIGAAIVISSGLYLLYRERVRAVPEGSARLD; this is encoded by the coding sequence TTGCCCTCCTATTCGCATCGACCGGAAACGGGCCGCTCCCGCCTGATGGCCATCGGGCTGATGTGCGGTGCCGTGCTGTGTTTCTCACTGCTCGATACCAGCGCGAAATGGCTGGCCGGTCATATGGACCCGCTTCAGGTGGTGTTCGCGCGCTATGCCGGCAGCATGATCCTGGTCTCGCTGCTGCTGAATCCCTGGAGCCATCCCGGTATCCTGCGCACCAAGAAGCCCTGGCTGCAGGCGGTCCGTTCGCTGCTGCTGCTCGGTTCGACGGCGCTGAACTTCTTCGCGCTGAAATATCTGCAGCTCGCCGAGACCGTGTCGATCATGTTCGCGACGCCGCTTCTGGTGGCGCTGGTTTCCGGGCCGCTGCTCGGCGAATGGCCGGGGCCGCGCCGGCTCGTCGCGATCGGTGTCGGGTTCATCGGCGTGCTCGTCATCACGCGGCCCGGCCTCGGCGGCATGCATCCGGCGGCGCTGCTCTGCATGATCGGGGTCGTTTGCTACGCCTTCTATTCGATCTCGACCCGGCTTCTGGCGGCCTTCGACCCGCCGGAGACGACAATGGTCTATTCCGGCGTCGCGGGAACGGTCGCGCTGCTGCCGATCATTCCCCTGTTCTGGACCTGGCCGGACGGACCGTTGCCCTGGGCGCTGATGCTGGTGACCGGCGCCATGGGCGGCTTCGGGCATTGGCTGCTGATCCTGGCGCACCGGCTGGCGCCCGCGACGGTGCTGGCGCCGTTCATCTATTCGCAGATCGTCTGGATGGTCACGCTGGGCTATCTCGTCTTCGGGCAGCTTCCAGATCGCTGGACCTTCATCGGCGCAGCCATCGTGATCTCGTCGGGACTCTATCTGCTCTATCGCGAGCGGGTCCGGGCCGTGCCCGAGGGCTCGGCCCGGCTGGACTGA
- a CDS encoding LacI family DNA-binding transcriptional regulator, translating into MTSNGHIPEAEPAGKAGLAAPGRGRVTLQIIADHLSVSTATVSLALRGSPLVANATRLRVQQIARDMGYSYNRSAASLRTDRTNILGVGFHDITNPYFAELLAAIEETATAHGRSILLGTYAENLERQDRVLNTLKEYRPDGMVICAAGGSTAETFGHLIAAGVPLVQLSREIPGLDLDFVGSDDHHGTVLALEHLIGLGHRRIAFLGENNLISTGRNRYRGYRETLARHGIPLDPALVYASIGTRENGLKGIQKVLDAESPPTAAVCFNDLIAFGAMLGLRHRGLEAGVDFSLVGCDDVQEAAQWYPALTTLKNFQDEMGRKSAELLIRRIENPTAPTQRVVLTPELVVRGTTTPPKR; encoded by the coding sequence ATGACCAGCAACGGCCACATCCCGGAGGCCGAGCCAGCCGGGAAGGCGGGACTGGCTGCGCCGGGCCGTGGGCGCGTGACATTGCAGATCATCGCCGACCATCTCTCGGTGTCGACTGCGACGGTGTCGCTGGCCCTGCGCGGCTCGCCTCTCGTCGCGAACGCGACACGGCTGCGGGTTCAGCAGATCGCGCGCGACATGGGCTACAGCTACAACCGCAGCGCCGCCTCGCTGAGGACCGACCGCACCAACATCCTTGGCGTCGGCTTCCACGACATCACCAATCCCTATTTCGCCGAACTCCTGGCCGCGATCGAGGAAACGGCGACGGCGCATGGCCGCTCTATCCTGCTCGGCACCTATGCGGAGAACCTGGAGCGGCAGGACCGCGTCCTGAACACCTTGAAGGAGTATCGACCTGACGGCATGGTGATCTGTGCCGCAGGCGGCAGCACGGCTGAAACCTTCGGCCATCTGATTGCGGCCGGTGTTCCGCTGGTCCAGCTTTCCCGGGAGATTCCGGGTCTCGACCTCGATTTCGTGGGGTCGGATGATCATCATGGCACCGTGCTGGCGCTCGAGCATCTGATCGGGCTTGGCCACCGGCGCATCGCCTTCCTCGGCGAAAACAACCTGATTTCGACGGGCCGCAACCGGTATCGCGGTTACCGCGAGACGCTCGCCCGGCACGGGATTCCGCTTGATCCTGCGTTGGTCTATGCGTCGATCGGCACCCGCGAGAACGGCCTCAAGGGCATTCAGAAGGTGCTCGATGCGGAGAGCCCGCCAACCGCGGCCGTCTGCTTCAATGACCTCATCGCCTTCGGCGCGATGCTCGGCCTGCGTCATCGTGGGCTGGAGGCCGGGGTCGATTTTTCGCTCGTGGGCTGCGACGACGTGCAGGAAGCGGCGCAGTGGTATCCCGCGCTGACCACGCTGAAGAACTTCCAGGACGAAATGGGCCGTAAATCGGCGGAACTGCTGATCCGGCGCATCGAGAATCCGACCGCGCCGACGCAGCGGGTCGTGCTGACGCCGGAGCTCGTCGTGCGGGGCACCACGACACCCCCCAAACGCTAG
- a CDS encoding AprI/Inh family metalloprotease inhibitor has protein sequence MAGVLFAGPVQAQKPPLPKGAETAPDTVRPLIGAWNLEQVGAARQCTITLGAEQFGQGRQLRFPATCRRALPIIGQIVSWSVAEGGGLRLNDEAGKAVITLSKSGAGLNGKGADGQDYLLDPKDHPRSARPVPPSAAERAATAAARPTVVDPAGAPAPDSLPGRYVTMRQQNREGCRLILAAGPANSPGGAPARFDGRCDDTGLTIFDPVGWRYTAGRLSLVARKGHSVDLVFENGQWRKDPRSAHRCCCASSRRSRCQTAIRSGSSAS, from the coding sequence ATGGCGGGCGTCCTTTTCGCGGGGCCCGTACAGGCGCAGAAGCCGCCGCTCCCGAAGGGAGCGGAGACCGCGCCTGACACCGTTCGCCCCTTGATCGGTGCCTGGAACCTCGAACAGGTCGGGGCGGCGCGCCAATGCACGATTACCCTTGGAGCGGAACAGTTCGGGCAGGGGCGGCAATTGCGTTTCCCTGCCACCTGCCGGCGCGCTTTGCCCATTATCGGGCAAATCGTGTCCTGGAGTGTGGCCGAAGGGGGCGGCCTGCGCCTGAATGACGAGGCCGGCAAGGCGGTCATCACGCTCAGCAAGTCCGGCGCTGGCCTGAACGGCAAGGGCGCGGACGGACAGGACTATCTTCTGGATCCGAAGGATCATCCGCGCAGCGCGCGTCCAGTGCCTCCGAGCGCGGCAGAACGCGCCGCGACCGCTGCGGCTCGGCCGACCGTCGTGGACCCGGCGGGTGCGCCGGCGCCCGACAGCTTGCCTGGACGCTATGTCACGATGCGCCAGCAGAACCGCGAGGGATGTCGCCTCATACTTGCGGCGGGCCCCGCAAACTCACCCGGTGGCGCTCCGGCCCGTTTCGACGGACGATGCGACGATACCGGCTTGACGATCTTCGATCCCGTCGGCTGGCGCTACACTGCCGGGCGTCTTTCGCTGGTTGCGCGCAAGGGGCACAGCGTCGATCTCGTCTTTGAGAACGGCCAGTGGCGCAAGGACCCGCGGTCGGCGCACCGCTGCTGCTGCGCAAGCTCGCGCCGTAGCAGGTGTCAGACCGCGATCCGCTCGGGCTCGTCGGCATCGTAA
- a CDS encoding ABC transporter ATP-binding protein, which produces MASVQIADVRKAYGSTQVIHGVDIDINDGEFVILVGPSGCGKSTLLRMIAGLENISGGEIRIGPRVVNDVPPKERDIAMVFQNYALYPHMTVADNMAFSMKLRNAPKAEIDERVNKAAGILGLNKLLDRYPRQLSGGQRQRVAMGRAIVRDPQVFLFDEPLSNLDAKLRVQMRTEIKELHQRLKTTTVYVTHDQIEAMTMADKIVVMHDGIVEQMGAPLDLYDRPNNLFVAGFIGSPSMNFLKGKITAAGFETEGGVIWPIGQHPADSNGKAAVFGIRPEHLQLNPNGLKAEVVVIEPTGSETQVVVRCGGQELTCVFRERITAKPGETIGITPDTSVTHLFDAATGKRI; this is translated from the coding sequence ATGGCCTCAGTCCAGATCGCTGATGTGCGCAAGGCTTACGGCTCGACGCAGGTCATCCACGGCGTCGATATCGACATCAACGACGGCGAGTTCGTCATTCTGGTCGGTCCCTCGGGCTGCGGAAAATCGACGCTTCTGCGCATGATCGCGGGGCTGGAGAATATTTCCGGAGGCGAGATCCGCATCGGCCCGCGCGTCGTCAACGACGTGCCGCCGAAAGAGCGCGACATCGCCATGGTGTTCCAGAACTACGCGCTCTATCCGCACATGACAGTGGCCGACAACATGGCCTTCTCGATGAAGCTGCGGAATGCCCCCAAGGCCGAGATCGACGAGCGCGTCAACAAGGCCGCCGGCATTCTCGGCCTCAACAAGCTGCTCGACCGCTATCCGCGCCAGCTTTCTGGCGGTCAGCGCCAGCGTGTCGCCATGGGCCGCGCGATCGTGCGCGATCCGCAGGTCTTCCTCTTCGACGAGCCGCTTTCGAACCTCGACGCCAAGCTGCGCGTGCAGATGCGCACCGAGATCAAGGAACTGCATCAGCGCCTTAAGACCACGACGGTCTACGTCACCCACGACCAGATCGAGGCCATGACCATGGCCGACAAGATCGTCGTGATGCATGACGGCATCGTCGAGCAGATGGGCGCTCCGCTCGACCTCTACGACCGGCCGAACAACCTTTTCGTCGCGGGCTTCATCGGCTCGCCGTCGATGAACTTCCTCAAGGGCAAGATCACCGCGGCCGGGTTCGAGACCGAGGGTGGGGTGATCTGGCCCATCGGGCAGCATCCGGCCGATTCGAACGGCAAGGCTGCGGTTTTCGGCATCCGTCCGGAGCATCTCCAGCTCAACCCCAACGGCCTCAAGGCCGAGGTCGTGGTCATCGAACCGACCGGCTCCGAGACGCAGGTCGTCGTACGCTGCGGCGGGCAGGAGCTGACCTGCGTCTTCCGTGAGCGCATCACGGCCAAGCCTGGCGAGACCATTGGCATCACGCCGGACACCAGCGTCACGCATCTGTTCGACGCCGCCACCGGCAAGCGTATCTGA
- a CDS encoding FadR/GntR family transcriptional regulator, with protein sequence MRDFSRPTTLNPDRLFGQVAQKLAVAIISGTFKAGELLPNEADLKSEISVSRTAYREAVKYLTAKGLVEARPKSGTRVAPRDGWNLLDPDVLSWHFEADPNEKFIRDLFELRSFVEPSAARLAALRRTPADLVRIQAGYHGMIDNPPYAEATIRADLAFHEAILAAAQNSTLQCLASVVSATIQWSLLLKSGDDQGFYVTSLFDHERVLDAITQRDGDLAAARMSALVTDSLNTTLTFLAWAGQQNTSKIA encoded by the coding sequence GTGCGCGACTTTTCGCGGCCGACGACCCTGAATCCCGACCGCCTGTTCGGGCAGGTGGCTCAGAAGCTCGCGGTCGCGATCATTTCAGGGACGTTCAAGGCCGGCGAACTGTTGCCGAACGAGGCCGATCTGAAGTCCGAAATCTCGGTCTCGCGCACCGCCTATCGCGAAGCTGTGAAGTACCTGACGGCGAAAGGGCTGGTCGAGGCGCGCCCCAAGAGCGGCACGCGGGTGGCGCCGCGCGACGGCTGGAACCTGCTCGATCCCGACGTGCTGTCCTGGCATTTCGAGGCCGACCCGAACGAGAAATTCATTCGTGACCTGTTCGAGTTGCGCAGTTTTGTCGAGCCGAGCGCTGCGCGCCTTGCGGCCCTGCGGCGTACACCCGCCGATCTCGTGCGAATCCAGGCGGGCTATCACGGCATGATCGACAACCCGCCCTATGCCGAGGCAACCATTCGTGCCGACCTGGCTTTCCACGAGGCGATCCTCGCTGCCGCGCAGAATTCGACGCTGCAATGCCTGGCAAGTGTCGTCTCGGCGACGATCCAATGGTCGCTGCTGCTGAAGTCGGGAGACGATCAGGGCTTCTATGTCACGTCGCTGTTCGATCACGAGCGGGTGCTGGATGCGATCACCCAGCGGGACGGTGATCTCGCCGCGGCCCGGATGAGTGCGCTGGTGACGGACAGCCTGAACACCACACTCACCTTCCTGGCATGGGCCGGACAGCAGAACACCTCGAAAATCGCCTGA
- a CDS encoding 2-hydroxyacid dehydrogenase codes for MTDIIMTGPLMAYAADQLKARFTVHELWKAEDRAAVLKEIGGKVRGVAGGGAHVRIDGALFDALPKLEIVANFGVGYDTVDAKEAGKRGLIVTNTPDVLTDEVADLALGLLLATVRQLPQVDRYLRAGKWLEKAYPLTSSLRTRKVGIVGLGRIGKAVAQRIEAFGLAVSYHGRSRQADVPYRYYPSLVEMAADVDTLISVAPGGASTHHMINAEVLKALGPNGIVINVGRGSVIDEQALIEALKNKVILSAGLDVFEDEPRVPAELIAMDHVVLLPHVGSASVHTREQMGQLLVDNLVSWFDGKGPLTPVAETPWKKA; via the coding sequence ATGACCGACATCATCATGACCGGCCCGCTGATGGCCTATGCTGCCGACCAGTTGAAGGCCCGTTTCACGGTGCATGAACTCTGGAAGGCAGAGGACCGGGCCGCCGTGCTGAAGGAGATCGGCGGCAAGGTTCGTGGCGTCGCCGGCGGCGGCGCGCATGTCAGGATCGACGGCGCGCTGTTCGACGCCCTGCCGAAACTGGAGATCGTTGCCAATTTCGGCGTCGGTTACGACACCGTCGATGCCAAGGAAGCCGGCAAGCGCGGGCTGATCGTCACCAATACTCCGGACGTGCTGACCGATGAGGTGGCGGATCTGGCGCTCGGCCTGCTGCTGGCGACGGTGCGCCAGCTGCCGCAGGTCGATCGCTACCTGCGTGCCGGCAAGTGGCTGGAGAAGGCCTATCCGCTGACGAGCTCGCTGCGGACCCGCAAGGTCGGCATCGTCGGGCTCGGCCGAATCGGCAAGGCAGTGGCGCAGCGTATCGAGGCCTTCGGTCTGGCGGTCAGCTATCACGGCCGCTCCCGTCAGGCGGACGTGCCCTATCGCTACTATCCTTCGCTGGTCGAGATGGCGGCGGATGTCGATACCCTGATCTCGGTCGCGCCTGGCGGGGCTTCGACCCATCACATGATCAATGCCGAAGTCCTGAAGGCGCTCGGTCCCAATGGCATCGTCATCAATGTCGGCCGCGGTTCGGTGATCGACGAACAGGCGTTGATCGAGGCGCTCAAGAACAAGGTCATCCTTTCGGCCGGCCTCGACGTCTTCGAGGACGAGCCGCGCGTGCCGGCCGAACTGATCGCGATGGATCATGTGGTGCTGTTGCCGCATGTCGGATCGGCATCGGTGCATACGCGTGAACAGATGGGCCAGCTTCTGGTCGACAACCTGGTTTCATGGTTCGATGGCAAGGGTCCCCTGACGCCGGTTGCCGAGACGCCATGGAAGAAAGCCTGA
- a CDS encoding NAD(P)-dependent oxidoreductase, with protein sequence MNEIKSIAFVGLGAMGAPMAENLVKRQFRVTGFDMRESAREALVSAGGHAAESAATAARDADALVMMVVNAAQARSVLFEADALAALAPGASVLLMATCPPGEVEAIATEVTKTGRHFVDAPVSGGISGARGATLTIMVGAPQESFALAKPVLDAMGDKVFHVGQKPGQGATVKTVNQLLCGVHIAVAAEALSLAEKAGIDGRILFEIMGGSAASSWMLRDRGPRMLLDDAPVASAVDIFVKDLGIVLDAGRAARAALPLAAAAHQMFLASSGLGHGARDDSQVVRAYRALNAKPANDP encoded by the coding sequence GTGAACGAGATCAAATCCATCGCCTTCGTCGGGCTCGGCGCCATGGGCGCGCCGATGGCCGAGAACCTCGTGAAGCGTCAGTTCCGGGTCACCGGCTTCGATATGCGCGAGAGCGCTCGCGAGGCGCTGGTTTCAGCCGGGGGCCACGCTGCCGAGAGCGCAGCCACGGCCGCAAGGGATGCCGATGCGCTCGTCATGATGGTCGTCAATGCCGCGCAGGCGCGCTCGGTCCTGTTCGAGGCCGACGCCCTGGCGGCACTCGCTCCCGGCGCAAGCGTGCTGCTGATGGCGACCTGCCCTCCCGGCGAGGTCGAGGCGATTGCGACGGAAGTCACGAAAACCGGCCGTCACTTCGTCGATGCCCCCGTCTCCGGCGGCATCAGCGGCGCACGCGGCGCAACCCTGACCATCATGGTCGGTGCGCCGCAGGAGAGTTTCGCACTGGCGAAGCCCGTGCTCGATGCGATGGGCGACAAGGTCTTCCATGTCGGCCAGAAGCCCGGGCAGGGTGCGACCGTGAAGACGGTCAACCAACTGCTCTGCGGCGTCCATATCGCGGTAGCGGCCGAAGCGCTCTCGCTCGCCGAGAAGGCGGGGATCGACGGCAGGATCCTCTTCGAGATCATGGGCGGCTCGGCCGCCTCGTCTTGGATGCTGCGGGATCGCGGTCCGCGCATGCTGCTGGACGATGCCCCCGTCGCCAGTGCGGTCGACATTTTCGTCAAGGATCTCGGGATCGTGCTCGATGCCGGGCGGGCCGCCAGGGCGGCACTGCCGCTCGCCGCCGCTGCACATCAGATGTTTCTGGCGAGCTCGGGACTCGGCCATGGCGCGCGCGACGATTCGCAGGTCGTGCGCGCCTATCGCGCGCTCAACGCCAAACCCGCGAATGATCCGTGA
- a CDS encoding carbohydrate ABC transporter permease, whose product MTDISQQTTPRVQLTDESVGTSYMANLPRRLVTTWLPLLVFIFVLLFPFYWMGVTALKPNHELTDFKSHNPLWPGEPTLRHIKYLLFETTYPHWLLNTIVVSIGSTILSLTAAVFAAYAIERLRFTGSRFTGLAIFLAYLVPPSILFIPLAVLIFNFGIYDTKLALIFTYPTFLVPFCTWLLMGYFRSIPYELEECALVDGASRWQILVKIILPLAVPGLISAGIFAFTLSWNEFIYALTFIQSSENKTVAVGVLTELVRGDVYEWGALMAGALLGSLPVVILYSFFVEHYVSSMTGAVKE is encoded by the coding sequence ATGACCGACATCAGTCAACAGACAACCCCGCGCGTTCAGCTCACCGACGAAAGCGTCGGCACCAGCTACATGGCCAACCTGCCGCGTCGGCTGGTGACCACCTGGCTGCCGCTCCTCGTCTTCATCTTCGTGCTGCTGTTTCCGTTCTACTGGATGGGCGTGACGGCGCTGAAGCCCAACCACGAGCTCACGGATTTCAAGAGCCATAACCCGCTCTGGCCGGGCGAGCCTACGCTGCGCCACATCAAATATCTGCTGTTCGAGACCACCTATCCGCACTGGCTGCTCAACACGATCGTGGTCTCGATCGGTTCGACGATCCTGTCGCTCACCGCCGCCGTGTTCGCCGCCTATGCGATCGAGCGCCTGCGCTTCACCGGCTCGCGGTTCACCGGCCTGGCGATCTTCCTCGCCTATCTCGTCCCGCCCTCGATCCTGTTCATCCCGCTCGCCGTGCTGATCTTCAACTTCGGCATCTACGACACCAAGCTCGCGCTGATCTTCACCTATCCGACCTTCCTGGTACCGTTCTGCACCTGGCTGTTGATGGGCTATTTCCGCTCGATCCCCTACGAGCTGGAGGAATGCGCGCTCGTCGACGGCGCCAGCCGCTGGCAGATCCTGGTCAAGATCATCCTGCCGCTGGCGGTGCCAGGGCTGATCTCGGCTGGCATCTTCGCCTTTACCCTCTCCTGGAACGAGTTCATCTACGCGCTCACCTTCATCCAGTCCTCGGAGAACAAGACCGTCGCGGTCGGCGTCCTCACCGAGCTGGTGCGCGGGGACGTCTATGAATGGGGGGCGCTGATGGCCGGTGCGCTGCTCGGCTCGCTCCCGGTCGTCATTCTCTACTCCTTCTTCGTCGAGCATTACGTCTCGTCGATGACCGGAGCGGTGAAGGAATAA
- a CDS encoding NAD(P)-dependent oxidoreductase → MSTAKESIGFIGVGLMGQGMARNLLDKGFPLTVMGHRNRKPVEELVAAGATEARTPKELASQATIIFLCVTGSPQVEAVLDGPDGIVAGARPGTIVVDCSTSDPGSTVRLAAELEAKGLHLCDAPLGGTPAQAAQGQLSTMIGASDAVFARIKPACEAWAQKVVHLGPVGDGHKMKLLNNFLSMGYGAIYSEALALAQKIGITPQTFNSVLSGSRMDCGFYQTFMKYVLERDRDAHKFTLVNALKDVRYLEGVANAAGVPNPIGNAVKNAYASAVANGRGDDYVPMLSDWIAQQSGVSLAPKG, encoded by the coding sequence ATGAGCACCGCGAAAGAGTCGATCGGCTTCATCGGCGTCGGCCTGATGGGGCAAGGCATGGCCCGCAATCTGCTCGACAAGGGCTTCCCGCTGACGGTGATGGGCCACCGCAACCGCAAGCCGGTCGAGGAACTGGTGGCGGCTGGTGCGACCGAGGCCAGGACGCCGAAGGAACTGGCTTCGCAGGCGACGATCATCTTCCTGTGCGTGACCGGCTCTCCGCAGGTCGAGGCCGTGCTGGATGGCCCGGACGGCATCGTCGCCGGCGCCAGGCCCGGCACGATCGTGGTCGATTGCTCGACCTCCGATCCCGGTTCGACCGTCCGCCTTGCTGCCGAACTCGAGGCGAAGGGCCTGCATCTCTGCGACGCACCGCTCGGCGGCACACCGGCACAAGCCGCCCAGGGACAGCTCTCGACCATGATCGGCGCCAGCGATGCGGTCTTCGCCCGCATCAAGCCGGCCTGCGAGGCCTGGGCACAGAAGGTCGTCCATCTCGGCCCCGTCGGCGACGGCCACAAGATGAAGCTGCTCAACAACTTCCTGTCGATGGGCTACGGCGCGATCTATTCCGAGGCGCTCGCACTGGCCCAGAAGATCGGCATCACGCCGCAGACCTTCAACAGTGTGCTCTCCGGCAGCCGGATGGATTGCGGCTTCTATCAGACCTTCATGAAATACGTGCTGGAACGCGACCGTGACGCGCACAAGTTCACACTGGTCAACGCGTTGAAGGATGTGCGCTATCTCGAAGGCGTCGCCAATGCGGCAGGCGTCCCGAACCCGATCGGCAACGCCGTCAAGAACGCCTATGCCTCCGCCGTCGCCAATGGCCGTGGCGATGATTACGTGCCGATGCTCTCCGACTGGATCGCCCAGCAGAGCGGCGTGTCGCTGGCGCCGAAGGGCTGA
- a CDS encoding carbohydrate ABC transporter permease, protein MADTALARPTERAKPSLLSRLSQSRNGLGLLFMVPAAIFLLVFLAWPLVLGVWLGFTDTRIGRAGVFIGLENYESLLTDSVFRLAVFNTILYTVVASALKFALGLWLALLLNEHLPFKAFIRAIVLLPWVVPTVLSAIAFWWIFDTQFSVISWALKELGLISTNINFLGDTTNARASVIAANVWRGIPFVAISLLAGLQTISPSLYEAAMLDGATNWQRFRFITLPLLSPIIAVVMTFSVLFTFTDFQLIYVLTRGGPLNATHLMATLSFQRAIPGGQLGEGAAIAVAMIPFLLGAILFSYFGLQRRKWQQGGAD, encoded by the coding sequence ATGGCTGACACCGCACTTGCGCGGCCAACCGAGCGCGCCAAGCCTTCGTTGCTGTCGCGACTGAGCCAGAGCCGCAACGGCCTCGGCCTGCTCTTCATGGTCCCTGCGGCCATCTTCTTGCTTGTCTTCCTCGCCTGGCCGCTGGTGCTTGGCGTCTGGCTCGGCTTCACCGATACCCGCATCGGCCGGGCAGGCGTGTTCATCGGCCTCGAGAACTACGAGTCACTGCTCACGGACTCGGTGTTCCGGCTCGCGGTCTTCAACACCATCCTCTACACGGTCGTCGCCTCGGCCCTGAAATTCGCGCTCGGGCTCTGGCTGGCGCTGCTCTTGAATGAGCACCTGCCCTTCAAGGCCTTCATCCGCGCCATCGTACTGCTGCCCTGGGTCGTGCCGACCGTGCTCTCGGCGATCGCCTTCTGGTGGATCTTCGACACCCAGTTCTCGGTGATCTCCTGGGCTCTGAAGGAGCTTGGCCTGATCTCGACCAATATCAACTTCCTCGGCGACACCACGAATGCGCGCGCCTCGGTCATCGCGGCCAATGTCTGGCGTGGCATTCCCTTCGTCGCGATCTCGCTGCTGGCCGGCCTGCAGACCATTTCGCCCTCGCTCTACGAGGCCGCGATGCTCGACGGCGCGACCAACTGGCAGCGCTTCCGTTTCATCACCCTGCCGCTGCTCTCGCCGATCATCGCAGTCGTGATGACCTTCTCGGTGCTGTTCACCTTCACCGATTTCCAGCTCATCTACGTGCTGACCCGCGGCGGCCCGCTCAACGCCACTCACCTGATGGCGACCCTCTCCTTCCAGCGCGCCATTCCGGGTGGCCAGCTCGGCGAAGGCGCGGCGATCGCGGTCGCCATGATCCCCTTCCTGCTCGGAGCGATCCTGTTCAGCTATTTCGGTCTGCAAAGGCGGAAATGGCAGCAGGGCGGCGCGGACTGA